Proteins co-encoded in one Alphaproteobacteria bacterium SS10 genomic window:
- a CDS encoding PilZ domain-containing protein — protein MKLIIDGKDYAVVNWSLGGLCLEVDEIGRLQKGDRLSGSAVLPFQGFDISFELKMEVCRIDRNVGELGLSFVDLDDRATGLLSHYVDELVRGSMVVIEDTIQRIDVPVTPVSTKPDPNPIAEIPVRRWPIKMVAMTGFYAFLGLIVFGYALLLAYSNIFVLEIDSAVVSAPVETITAKVDGELIIKITDAPTQIYRGQVLAEIANPALDRRIAAAGLAVAAAEAEVASIDQNLRSAQRRARDHEIIGLNNVKRAEARLSAELEELRIAKAELARADILLEKGLTTASKRDQLASRVTEQAARVEQTRIDVTELRQVSVKASGDNFFESARLATETDRLNADRKIASAELRNARRRVDLLQQERDDYLIKAPFNGRLIDNLRANGASIHKRDALFIVEQSHEREILAFVRQEQILRIGLGDPASIYIPALDRTIIGRVEVVDRTDGFVQAERSRYSWRTETDRSGMVRLSLPQDGSADDVVAGLPAIVVFNQRAADGVVHSLATAWSSGLGHQQMVAEVPGAPQMLEGVQ, from the coding sequence CTAAAGATGGAAGTCTGTCGCATTGATCGGAATGTTGGCGAGCTTGGGCTGTCTTTTGTCGATCTTGATGATCGGGCAACCGGTCTACTATCCCACTATGTTGATGAGCTGGTGCGCGGCTCAATGGTGGTTATTGAAGATACCATCCAGCGTATTGATGTCCCGGTCACACCGGTTTCAACCAAGCCCGATCCAAACCCGATTGCAGAGATCCCCGTTCGGCGCTGGCCTATAAAGATGGTGGCCATGACCGGCTTCTATGCCTTCCTTGGCCTGATTGTCTTCGGCTACGCCCTGCTACTCGCCTACAGCAATATCTTCGTGCTTGAGATCGATAGCGCTGTTGTCTCGGCACCGGTTGAGACGATCACCGCTAAGGTCGATGGCGAGCTGATCATCAAGATCACCGATGCGCCAACCCAAATCTATCGCGGACAAGTACTAGCGGAGATTGCAAACCCCGCCCTGGACCGACGCATTGCCGCTGCAGGCCTCGCCGTCGCCGCCGCTGAAGCGGAGGTTGCCTCCATCGATCAAAACCTGCGCAGCGCCCAGCGTCGGGCCCGCGATCATGAGATTATCGGCCTAAACAATGTGAAACGGGCTGAGGCACGCCTAAGCGCTGAACTTGAAGAGCTGCGCATCGCGAAGGCTGAACTGGCTAGGGCCGACATCCTGTTAGAGAAAGGCCTGACCACGGCATCCAAGCGCGATCAACTCGCCAGCCGAGTTACCGAACAGGCCGCACGGGTTGAACAAACCCGGATTGATGTTACGGAGCTTCGCCAAGTTTCGGTGAAAGCGTCCGGCGACAACTTCTTTGAGAGTGCGCGTCTCGCCACCGAAACCGATCGCCTAAACGCAGACCGCAAGATCGCCAGCGCCGAGCTACGCAATGCCCGGCGTCGGGTTGACCTGCTGCAGCAAGAGCGGGATGACTATCTAATCAAGGCACCATTCAATGGCCGCCTGATTGATAACCTGCGGGCCAATGGCGCCAGCATTCATAAGCGCGATGCCCTTTTCATCGTGGAGCAATCGCATGAGCGGGAAATCCTGGCATTTGTTCGCCAGGAACAGATCCTGCGCATCGGCCTAGGTGACCCGGCATCGATCTATATCCCGGCGCTGGATCGCACCATCATTGGCCGGGTTGAGGTTGTTGACCGAACCGACGGCTTTGTTCAGGCCGAACGCTCCCGCTATAGCTGGCGGACCGAGACCGACCGGTCCGGCATGGTTCGCCTCTCCCTGCCACAGGATGGTAGCGCCGATGATGTGGTGGCCGGCCTTCCCGCCATTGTTGTCTTCAACCAGCGGGCCGCCGATGGCGTGGTTCACAGCCTGGCAACCGCATGGTCATCCGGCCTCGGTCATCAACAGATGGTCGCAGAGGTGCCGGGGGCGCCACAAATGCTCGAGGGGGTGCAATGA
- a CDS encoding nucleotide sugar dehydrogenase — MNAITQLPSALIDEAASTYEELLQEKTAISIFGLGYVGAVSIGCLSSLGHRVVGVDLAEDKIAAIQNGTSPMLEANLDQLLTQGVDMGIITAGSNGHRAVLETDITFVSVGTPTAEDGSCDLSFVRSVSRTIGEALREKDEYHLIVMRCSVPPGTTLKVMQPEIEQASGKKLGPDFGLCFNPEFLREGTAVADFFTPTKTVIGANDERAGEMLAEVYRAVEEEILFCSIDAAEMVKYVDNTWHATKVTFANEVGRLCKALGTDSHEVMDIFVKDRYLNLSSYYLKPGFAFGGSCLPKEVRAMEHLADELNISLPLMENLNRSNEEHVEEAFRMIVESKAQRIGFLGITFKGNTDDLRESPTLELIAMCQSAGLEVVLHDENLRLDASLSQHYGYMKHARPHLRRVVQDLPNIARKSIGEVTEEAELVVISHNKDPYRGAAYERLEETKVLDLVRMSQELPAHKNYQGIGW, encoded by the coding sequence ATGAACGCTATTACTCAACTGCCATCGGCTCTTATCGATGAAGCCGCCTCCACTTATGAAGAGCTGCTTCAAGAGAAAACCGCGATCAGTATCTTTGGTCTTGGCTATGTCGGCGCCGTGTCAATCGGCTGCCTATCCAGCCTTGGGCACCGGGTTGTCGGTGTTGATCTGGCTGAAGACAAAATCGCCGCCATTCAGAACGGCACCTCCCCCATGCTGGAGGCCAACCTAGATCAACTCCTGACCCAGGGCGTTGATATGGGCATCATCACCGCGGGCAGCAACGGCCACCGCGCTGTTCTTGAAACCGACATCACCTTTGTCTCTGTCGGCACGCCAACCGCTGAGGATGGCAGCTGTGACCTAAGCTTTGTCCGCTCAGTCTCCCGCACAATTGGTGAGGCACTTCGTGAGAAGGATGAGTATCACCTCATCGTCATGCGCTGCAGCGTGCCACCGGGCACCACCTTGAAAGTGATGCAGCCTGAGATTGAGCAGGCATCGGGCAAGAAGCTCGGCCCAGATTTTGGCCTCTGCTTCAACCCTGAGTTCCTGCGCGAAGGTACCGCCGTCGCTGACTTCTTCACCCCCACGAAAACGGTAATCGGTGCGAATGACGAACGCGCTGGCGAGATGCTGGCCGAAGTTTACCGAGCCGTTGAAGAGGAGATCCTGTTCTGCTCAATCGATGCGGCGGAGATGGTGAAGTATGTCGACAATACCTGGCACGCCACCAAGGTCACCTTCGCGAATGAGGTTGGCCGCCTTTGTAAGGCACTCGGCACCGATAGCCACGAAGTGATGGATATCTTCGTAAAGGACCGTTACCTCAACCTCTCATCCTACTACCTGAAGCCTGGCTTTGCCTTCGGTGGCTCCTGCCTACCGAAAGAGGTGCGGGCAATGGAACACCTGGCGGATGAGCTAAACATCAGCCTGCCGCTGATGGAGAACCTGAACCGCTCAAATGAAGAGCATGTGGAGGAAGCCTTCCGCATGATCGTCGAGAGCAAGGCGCAACGCATCGGCTTCCTCGGCATCACCTTCAAAGGCAATACCGACGACCTGCGGGAAAGCCCAACGCTTGAGCTGATCGCGATGTGTCAGTCGGCTGGTCTGGAGGTTGTCCTCCATGATGAGAACCTGCGCCTCGATGCTTCGCTCTCACAGCACTACGGCTACATGAAGCACGCACGGCCTCACCTGCGCCGGGTGGTTCAGGACCTGCCAAACATCGCCCGTAAAAGCATTGGCGAAGTGACGGAGGAGGCCGAGCTGGTTGTGATCTCACACAACAAGGATCCGTATCGCGGTGCTGCTTATGAGCGGCTGGAAGAGACGAAAGTCCTGGACCTGGTCCGGATGTCTCAAGAGCTGCCAGCGCACAAGAATTACCAGGGCATCGGATGGTGA
- a CDS encoding glycosyltransferase, whose amino-acid sequence MTHPIRRAVTQNYKIDDPTVWPTGFKKWTPLVLYQIFLFFSLVFIGSAVIPNTLWDPETQAITFTLGILGVWRYGWWMTHAVRARNYGRHVYPRLKAEGEQLWRDGWRPRHLHFMFTTFKEHRDITEKVVRSIIREVRDAGVPGTIWLGSGDIYDEEIIADLIRRETTDIDFELKIVRQNVPGKRAAIGLVLRAMNRGNVEPDDLIIFMDGDFILGQGCIGKCMPLFRLYPDLQAVTTDEEVICIGPKWIASWLTMRFAQRRLAMQSHALSNRVLTLTGRMSVFRANHLMQLEFIRVLEADHLDHWLWGKFRFLSGDDKSTWYYLLKHRSRMLYVPDALGYTVEVIEGGGMDRMVQNFRRWSGNMLRNGMRAIQLGPRAMPFFIWWCLIDQRLSMWTMLVSPALALSASLLVSPYYMVSYVLFILFSRMMLSLVLFTYSRKIDITYPFILYLNQLINASVKVYCIWRLSKQRWSNRGNQSAGFDGGTFIDQFRNGMAKYLTALSVTMLFIGVIWYSKLVHMPSAHIVGTLLR is encoded by the coding sequence ATGACCCATCCCATCCGACGGGCGGTAACCCAGAACTATAAAATTGATGACCCCACGGTCTGGCCCACCGGTTTCAAGAAATGGACACCACTGGTGCTCTATCAAATTTTCCTATTCTTCAGCCTGGTTTTCATTGGCAGCGCCGTCATCCCCAACACCCTGTGGGATCCTGAAACCCAGGCCATCACCTTCACCCTCGGCATACTTGGTGTCTGGCGATATGGCTGGTGGATGACCCATGCAGTTAGGGCCCGCAACTATGGCCGCCATGTCTATCCGCGGCTTAAAGCGGAGGGTGAGCAACTCTGGCGGGATGGCTGGCGCCCCCGCCATTTGCATTTCATGTTCACCACCTTCAAAGAGCATCGGGACATTACCGAGAAGGTAGTGCGCAGCATTATCCGTGAAGTCCGCGACGCCGGTGTTCCGGGCACAATTTGGCTTGGATCCGGTGATATCTATGATGAGGAGATCATCGCCGACCTGATCCGGCGTGAGACCACGGACATTGACTTCGAGCTTAAGATTGTTCGCCAGAACGTGCCGGGCAAACGGGCCGCGATTGGCCTTGTGCTTCGTGCTATGAACCGCGGCAATGTTGAGCCCGATGATCTGATCATCTTCATGGATGGTGACTTCATCCTTGGCCAAGGCTGTATTGGTAAATGCATGCCGCTGTTCCGCCTCTACCCTGATCTGCAGGCCGTCACCACGGATGAGGAGGTCATCTGCATCGGGCCCAAATGGATTGCCAGCTGGCTGACGATGCGGTTTGCCCAGCGACGCCTCGCCATGCAAAGCCACGCCCTTTCTAACCGCGTCCTAACCCTTACCGGTCGGATGTCGGTGTTCCGTGCCAATCACCTGATGCAGTTAGAGTTCATACGGGTGCTTGAAGCGGATCACCTGGATCACTGGCTATGGGGCAAGTTTCGTTTCCTATCCGGTGATGACAAGAGCACCTGGTACTACCTGTTAAAGCATCGCTCTCGCATGCTCTATGTGCCCGATGCCCTTGGCTATACCGTGGAGGTGATTGAGGGTGGCGGTATGGACCGGATGGTTCAGAATTTCCGTCGTTGGTCGGGCAATATGCTTCGCAATGGCATGCGCGCAATCCAACTCGGTCCCCGTGCCATGCCCTTCTTCATTTGGTGGTGCCTGATCGATCAGCGGCTATCGATGTGGACCATGTTGGTCAGCCCGGCGCTTGCCTTATCGGCGTCACTGCTGGTCTCCCCCTACTACATGGTCTCTTACGTTCTGTTCATTCTGTTCTCGAGAATGATGCTGTCGCTCGTACTGTTTACCTACTCGCGCAAGATCGACATCACCTATCCGTTCATTCTGTATCTGAACCAGCTGATCAATGCGTCAGTGAAGGTCTACTGCATCTGGCGGTTATCCAAGCAACGCTGGTCAAACCGTGGAAACCAATCCGCAGGCTTTGATGGCGGCACCTTTATCGACCAGTTTCGCAATGGCATGGCCAAATACCTAACCGCCCTATCGGTCACCATGCTGTTCATTGGTGTGATCTGGTACAGCAAGCTGGTCCACATGCCATCTGCGCACATTGTTGGCACGCTGCTGCGATAA